Proteins encoded together in one Chitinophaga sp. LS1 window:
- a CDS encoding ABC transporter permease, with product MLKNHLKIAWRSLQRKKAYSAINIIGLAVGITCCIMIALYVSDELSYDKYNVHYNEIYRVLHAYRNVKDHDITKAPAPAEYQVWGNAPVAPALQEYFPEIKKVTRFTSPNTLLLEHNGMRFQEKGIVMADSTTFDIFSWKMLSGNPKTALVAPYSIVLTKSVARKYFGDRDAVGQSLLADHKETLLVTGVMEDLPPNTHLSFNALISMSTFMKWRPEIFNQWGYIDFYTYFLIPPQTNIHNLEARIPSFVNKYFAKNDLDNYTIAFEPLQSAYLHSSAKRQPGATGSMSNIYIFSIVGIFILLIACINFVNLSTARSMERAREVGVRKAVGAHQNGLIYQFLTEATLISLMAVIIAIILALLLLPFMREIAGKPITYAALLSWRILPALIVLPFVLGLLAGSYPAWVLSSFRPVEVLKGQFRSSGKGIVLRKTLVIVQFSLSVGLIAGTMIVYSQLKHLRQHSLGYRQDQMLVIDYGGDYSVNMSIETIKAILASNSAVTSVSASRAVPGDFFPNGTTFIESTTGDMKMETPALYEVDFDFIPTYEIKMAAGRAYSRAFPADTVQSLIINEAAVKQFGYADPAKIIGKRFEHWGRTGTVVGVVKDFNYISLHKQVEPLVIRIASFYTFNKISLRVKTDNMTKTIHELEQTWNTTVPDHPFLYSFLDESFNEQYQQDARFGELFAAFAILTIFIACLGLFGLATYATEQRVKEIGVRKALGASSMSIVTLLSSDFVKLVMIAIVIATPLVWWTMQQWLAGYAYQVAIQWWMPALAGVLAIVTALLTVSVLSFRAALMNPIKALRTE from the coding sequence ATGCTAAAAAATCACCTTAAGATCGCCTGGAGAAGTCTACAGAGAAAGAAAGCCTATTCTGCTATCAACATCATTGGCCTTGCCGTAGGTATCACCTGCTGCATCATGATTGCCCTGTACGTATCAGATGAATTATCGTACGACAAGTATAACGTTCATTACAACGAAATTTACAGGGTACTGCATGCATACCGGAATGTGAAAGATCATGACATCACGAAAGCACCTGCGCCAGCCGAATACCAGGTATGGGGAAACGCCCCCGTCGCCCCTGCCCTGCAGGAATACTTCCCGGAAATAAAAAAGGTGACACGCTTCACCAGTCCTAATACCTTATTACTGGAACACAACGGGATGCGGTTTCAGGAAAAGGGAATTGTAATGGCAGATTCCACCACCTTCGACATATTCAGCTGGAAAATGCTGTCGGGTAATCCCAAAACAGCCTTAGTAGCCCCTTACAGTATCGTGCTCACCAAAAGTGTAGCCAGAAAATACTTTGGTGACCGGGATGCCGTAGGCCAATCATTATTGGCAGATCATAAGGAAACATTACTGGTGACCGGTGTCATGGAAGATTTGCCGCCGAATACACATCTAAGTTTTAATGCGCTGATCTCCATGAGCACCTTTATGAAATGGCGGCCGGAGATATTTAACCAATGGGGATACATTGATTTCTATACTTACTTCCTTATTCCACCACAGACCAACATCCACAATCTGGAAGCGCGCATTCCTTCATTTGTCAATAAGTATTTTGCAAAAAATGATTTAGATAATTACACCATTGCATTTGAACCTTTGCAGTCGGCCTACCTGCATTCCAGTGCCAAACGGCAACCTGGTGCCACCGGCAGCATGTCCAATATTTACATCTTTTCCATTGTGGGCATATTCATCCTGCTGATTGCCTGTATTAACTTTGTCAATCTCTCCACTGCCCGTTCCATGGAACGGGCCAGGGAAGTAGGTGTCAGAAAAGCAGTAGGTGCCCACCAGAATGGATTGATATACCAATTCCTCACAGAAGCCACATTGATATCCCTGATGGCGGTGATCATAGCAATCATACTTGCGCTGCTGTTGCTGCCATTCATGCGTGAAATAGCGGGTAAACCCATTACTTACGCGGCGCTGTTATCGTGGCGGATACTACCTGCCCTCATCGTGTTACCTTTCGTACTGGGATTACTGGCTGGCAGTTACCCTGCATGGGTACTTTCCAGTTTCAGACCGGTAGAAGTACTGAAAGGGCAATTCCGCTCATCAGGTAAAGGTATTGTACTGAGAAAGACCCTCGTAATTGTGCAGTTCAGTCTCTCCGTAGGATTGATAGCAGGTACCATGATCGTGTATTCCCAATTGAAACATCTCAGGCAACATTCCCTTGGGTACAGGCAGGACCAGATGCTGGTAATTGATTATGGTGGAGACTATAGTGTGAATATGTCTATTGAAACCATCAAAGCCATACTGGCCAGCAACAGTGCCGTCACCAGTGTATCTGCATCGAGAGCAGTACCCGGCGATTTCTTTCCAAATGGCACCACCTTTATTGAATCCACTACGGGTGACATGAAAATGGAGACACCTGCCTTATATGAAGTTGATTTCGACTTCATTCCAACTTATGAAATAAAGATGGCTGCTGGTAGGGCCTATTCCAGAGCATTTCCGGCAGATACGGTACAATCACTCATCATAAATGAAGCTGCTGTCAAGCAATTCGGATATGCTGATCCGGCTAAAATAATCGGGAAGCGCTTTGAACATTGGGGACGTACAGGCACGGTGGTAGGTGTCGTAAAAGACTTCAATTACATCTCCCTCCACAAACAGGTAGAACCACTGGTGATCAGAATTGCGTCATTTTATACATTCAACAAAATCTCACTCCGGGTGAAAACCGATAACATGACAAAGACCATTCATGAACTGGAACAAACATGGAATACAACGGTACCGGACCATCCATTTTTATATTCATTCCTGGACGAATCATTTAACGAACAATACCAGCAGGATGCCCGCTTCGGCGAGTTATTTGCAGCTTTTGCCATCCTGACAATATTCATTGCCTGCCTTGGATTATTTGGACTGGCCACTTATGCTACAGAGCAAAGAGTAAAAGAAATTGGCGTACGCAAAGCATTAGGGGCTTCATCCATGAGTATTGTGACATTATTGTCTTCGGACTTTGTCAAACTGGTGATGATTGCTATTGTAATTGCCACACCTTTAGTATGGTGGACGATGCAGCAATGGCTGGCGGGTTATGCATACCAGGTAGCTATACAATGGTGGATGCCGGCACTGGCCGGGGTATTGGCGATAGTGACGGCATTGCTTACAGTGAGTGTGCTGTCTTTCCGTGCGGCGTTGATGAACCCAATAAAAGCATTAAGAACAGAATAA